A region of the Longimicrobium sp. genome:
ACGTCTCACCGCGGCGAGCGGGGATGCGGCGGATTCCGGGCGGGGCGAAGCGAGGTGCGTGGCGACGGCATCGCCCTGCCCGGCGCGGGGCCAGGCCACGGCCGCGGCGAGCGCCGCCGCGGGGACGGCCGCGGCTGCGGCGCGGAGGAGCGGAAAGGTGGGCATCATCCTCTATCGAAATGGGGGTCGGTGCGTGTGGTACGCCGCCGGTGGCCGGAAGTTCGGGGCGGAGCGGCCCCGGGAGCACATCCGTCCGGCGTCGGAATCTGCTACGCCGCAGAGGAACAGATGTGGTGCGGAACCTGCACGGGCGGCGGCGCTCTGGACGGGAGCCATCCATCGGGCTTCCAACGGCTTACCCACCGAACGCCAGCGGATGATCGCCTTGCCCCGGCACCAGCCGGCCCACGAGTACGTGCTTCCCGCGTCGCGCCAGGAGGACCCGCGCGTGGCCGCGCTGCTGGCGTGCTTCCGCGCGCCCGCCGGCGAGCGCACCCCGCCGCGAACGCTGATCGTGGGCGCGCACCCCGACGACGAGACGATGGGGCCGGGCGGGATGCTCCCCCGCTTTCCCGACGGGACGCTGGAGGTGCTGCACGTGACCGACGGGGCGCCGCGGAACCGGCGGCAGTGGGGGCGCAACGAGCACGCGACGTGGGACGAGTACGCCGCCGCCCGCCGGGCCGAGGTGCTGCGCGCGCTGGCCGTCGCGGGGATCGCTCCCGAGCGCGCGCACCGGCTGGGGGTGATGGACGCCGAGGCCGCGCTGGACATGGCCGGGCTCACGCGCAGCCTGCGGGACGCCTTCGACCGCCTGCGCCCGGAGGTGGTGATCACGCATCCGTACGAGGGCGGCCACACCGACCACGACGCCACCGCCTTCGCCGCGCGCGCCGCCTGCCGCCTGCTGGAGCGCGACGGCGCGCGGCCGCCCGCGCTGATGGAGTTCACCTCGTACTTCAACCTGCGCGGCGAGCGGATCTACAACCGCTTCCTCCCTTTCGACGGCGCGCCGGTGACCGAGGTGACGCTGACCCCCGCCGAGCGCGACCGCAAGCGGCGGATGTTCGACGTCTACCACACGCAGCACGGCGTCCTGCGCGACATGCCCGTGCGCTTCGAGCGCTACCGCCCGGCCCCGCGCTACGACTTCGGCGCCGCGCCGCACGCCGGCCGCCTGCGCTACGAGCTGTATCCGCAGGGGATGCAGGGAAAGCGGTGGAGGGCGCTCGCGCTCGAGGCCTTCGAAAAGCTGGGGCTCCCCCGGTTCTACTGATCTCCCGGCCCGATTGATCCATCGCCACCACAACGACTTCCGGCAGATTGCCGGATGGTGGTCTTGCTCGGAAAAGTCCGATGCACGTCCGTCGAACCCGCGTGGAGGGCTCTTCCGACGGGAGATGCGAGTTCACGGGCGGACACGCATATTCCGGCAGCGGCGCTCCAGCCGTGACGCCATCGAACCGGGACATCCCATGCGCGCACCGCTCTCCATCTCCGCCCGTCTCCTTCCGTTTCTCGCGATTGCGGCGTGCGCGCGGGGGCCCGCCGCGCCGGGCGTGGGCGGGCCGGGCGCCGCCGCCGTTCCCGCGCGCACGCAGGTCGAGGACGTGCGCCGCGAGATGTACGCGCTGGCCGACGACTCCATGCAGGGGCGCTACACCGGCTCGCCGGGGATGGAGCGCGCGGCCCGCTACCTGGCCGGCATCTTCCGCGAGATCGGCGTGCAGCCCGCGGGCGAGGACGGCTACTTCCAGCGCATGCCGCTGGCGTGGACGCGCCAGGGCGGCGAGCGCGTTCCCCGGCTGCTGGGCGCGTGGGCCGATACCGCGGCCGTCCCCGCGGCGGACCGGGCCGTCGGCATCAACGTGGTCGGCATCGTCCCCGGCACCGACCCGGAGCTGCGCGAGCAGGTGGTGCTCATCGACGCGCACTACGACCACCTGGGAACCGCGGGATTCGGATACCAGTGCCACCGCGCGGGCGCCGACACCGTGTGCAACGGCGCGGACGACGACGCCTCGGGCGACGTGGCGGTGCTGGAGATCGCCCGCGAGCTGCGCCGCGGGCCGCCGCCGAAGCGCACCGTGATCTTCCTGCTCACGACGGGGGAGGAGGTGGGGCTGCTCGGCACGCGCTGGTACATCCAGCACCCCGCGCGGCCGCTGGAGCGGATGGTGGCGAACATGGAGATCGAGATGATCGGGCGGCCGGACTCGCTGGCGGGCGGCGGCGGGCGGGCGTGGCTCACCGGCTTCGAGCGGTCGACGATGGGCGAGATGCTGGCGAGCGCGGGAATCCCCATCGTCGCCGATCCGCGGCCGGGCGAGCACTTCTTCGAGCGCAGCGACAACATCGCCTTTGCCCAGCGCGGCATTCCCGCGCACACCCTGTCGTCGTTCAACCTGCACGGCGACTACCACACCGCGGCCGACGGGCCGGAGCGCATCGACTACGAGCACATGCTGCGGGTGGTCCGCGCCGCGGCCGGCGCCGCGCGGCTCCTGGCCGACGGCCCCGCGCCCGTCTGGAAGCCCGGCGGCCGCCCGTAGCCGCCGCTCGCACCTGATGCCGATCTCCATCCCCCATCCGTTTCGATGACCGAGCCCGCCGCCGCCCCGCCGGTGATCGAGATCGCCGGCCTGTCCAAGCACTACGGCGACCGCGTGGCCGTGGACGGGCTCACCTTCTCCGTGCCGCCGGGCGAGATCGTGGGCCTGGTCGGCCCCAACGGCGCGGGGAAGACGACCACGCTGCGGGCCATCGCCGGCATCCATCCGCCCAGCTCGGGGACGATTCGCGTGGCCGGCTTCGACGTGGTGCGCCACCCCGTGGAGGCGCGCCGCCATCTTGCGATGGTGCCTGACGAGCCGGCGCTCTTCGCCTCGCTGACGGTGTGGGAGCACCTGGAGTTCACCGCGCGCATCTACGGCGTGCGCGACTGGCGCGGTCCCGCGGCGGCGCTGCTGGACGAGATGGAGCTGGGCGACCGCCGCCAGTCGCTGGCCGACGAGCTGTCGCGGGGGATGCGGCAGAAGGTGGCGGTGGCGTGCGCGCTCCTGCACGACCCCGCCGCGCTCCTGTTCGACGAGCCGCTGACCGGGCTGGACCCGCGCGGCATCCGCACGCTGTACGAGGCCATCCGCCGCCGCGCGGCGGAAGGGGCGGCGGTCCTTCTCTCCAGCCATCTCCTCGGCCAGATCGAGACGCTCTGCACCGGCTTCGCGGTCATGCGCCAGGGCCGCCTCCTGTTCGCGGGGACGCGGGAGGAGATGCGCGACCGGTACGCGCAGGTGGGCGGCTCGCTGGAGGAGGTCTTCTTCCACCTCACCGAGGGCGCCGCGCCGCCGGTGATGGAAGCGGGCGCGCGGTGAATCCCGGGCTGCGCCTGCTTGCGCTGCGCCTGGCCCGCGGCCGCATCCGCCTCATCGGCCGGCGGATGCGCACGGTGCGCGGGGCGATCGGCATCGGGGGGACGGTGCTCTTCCTCCTCGCCTTCGCCGCGCTGCAGGTGTGGCGCGCGACTACGCCGGGGATGCGCGGCGGCACGCCGTCTCCCGAGACGCTGCGGACCTTCGTTCCGGCGCTGGTGACGGTGCTGACGATCATCGCCGCGGTCAGCGAGCGCGGGCTATACTTCTCCCCGGCGGAGACCGGCTTCCTCTTCCCCGCGCCCGTGGGCCGGCGCGAGCTGCTGCTGTACAACCTGGTTACGCGGCTCGGCATCCAGGTCCTCTCCGGCCTCTGGGTCTCCGTCTACACCGTGCTCTACGCGCCCCTCCCCGCCGCCGGCTTCGCGGCGGTGATGCTGGCGTTCGTGTTCATGTACGTGGCCGCGCAGGCGCTGGCGCTCGGCGCCATGGCGGCAGAGTCGTATCTCTCCCCGCTCGTGCGAAGGCTGGTGCGCGCGGCGGTGATCGCGGGCGTGCTGCTGATCGTGGCCTCCGCGGCGATGAGCGCCGCGCCGGGGACGGCCGGTCAGCGCTTCCGCGTGATCCTCGAATCCCCCGTGGTGCGCGCCGTCTCCATCGTCGCCCGCCCCTTCGGCGAGCTGTTCGCGGCGACCACGGCCGGCGCGGCAATCGGGTGGGGGATCGCGTCGATGGGATTGATCGCCCTGGCCGCGCTTCTCGTCCTCTCGTTCGACGTCGCCTACACCGAGCGTTCGCTTGCCGTCGGCCAGCGCGTGCAGCGGCGGTTGAGCCGGATGCTGTCCACGAGCGGCGATGGCGAGGGCGCCGCCGCCGGGCCGCCGCCGCGCTTCCGGCTGCGCGCGCCGCGGGTGGCGCTTCCCGGGCGCGCGGGGCCGCTGGCGTGGCGGCAGATGACGGAGCTGCTGCGCACGCCGCGGGCGCTGGTGTCGCCCCTCATCTTCGGCGCCGTCTGGCTGGTGGCCATGTTCGGCGGCATCCACGCCTCGGAGGGCGACGCGGAGGCGATGCAGACGTCGGTGCTCACGACCGCGCTGCTGATGCCGGTGATCTTTGGCAACCCGCTCCCGTTCGACTTCCGGCGCGACCTGGACCGGATGGCGTTCCTGCGCTCGCTCCCGCTCCGCCCCGTGGCCGTCGCCGTCGGCCAGATCTTCCCCGCCGCGGTCTTCTTCGCGCTCTTCGAGCTGCTGGTGATGTGCGGCGCCGCGGCGCTCACCGGCGCCGTGCCGGCGGGGTGGATGGTGGTCGCCGCGGCGCTGGTCCTCCCGGTCGCGTGGTGCACGGCGGCGCTGGAGAACCTGCTTTTCCTGTGGATGCCCTACCGCGTGGGCCCCGACGGCCGCGCCGGCGCGCAGTTCCTGGGCAAGGCATTGCTGCTGATGCTGATGAAGGTGGTCACGCTGGGCATCGTCGGCTTCGCGGGATTCGCGGCGTGGTACGGGATGCGGATCCTCGGCGCGCCCCTTTCCCTCGCGCTGATCGCGGCGGCGCTGGCGATGTCGATCCCCTGCATCCCGCTGACGTGGTGGGTGGGGCGGACGTTCGCGCGGTTCGATCTCACGCGGGCGGCGGCGGCGCCGTAGGAAAGAAAAGAAGTCCCAAGTGCTGAGTCCCAAGTCCTAAGTGAACTTCTTTCCTCCACTTAGGACTCAGGACTTAGGACTTAGGACTTGGGACTGCGGTTTTCACCCCCCGACCGGAGAACCTCGCGATGACGGACCTTTCCAGCGGCCGATGCGAACCCTGCCGCAAAGGCGCGCCGATGGTGACGGACGCGGAAGCCGCGGAGCTCCTCGCGCAGCTGCCGGATTGGACGATCGTGGAGCGCGACGGAATCCGGCGGCTGGAGCGCGTCTTCCCGCTCCCCACCTTCGTGGCCGCGCTCGCCTTCACCCTGCGCATCGGCGAGATCGCGGAGGAGGAAGGGCATCACCCCGCGCTCCTCACCGAGTGGGGCCGCGTCACCGTGACCTGGTGGACGCACAAGATCGGCGGGCTGCACCGCAACGACTTCGTAATGGCCGCGAAGACGGACGAGGAGTACCGCCGCCTCCAGAGCGCCGCCGAAACGGAAAGTGCGTGAGCGCATCCCTCCGCGCCCACGCACTTTGATCTGCCCTACTCTCGTACTCTTCGTACTTCCGTACTTCACTCGGTCACGATCACCTGCTGGTCCAGCACCGTCACCGCGTTCCCCGAAGTCTGGTCCGTCAGCACCAGGTGATAGGTGCCGCCCTTGGGAAGCAGCAGCACCGCGGAGTACGTGAACCACTTCGTGCCGCCGCTGCAGGTGCCGTTCACCGCGCGGGCGATGGTCACCCGCAGCTCGTTGCCGCTGCGCGTGCCGCTCAACGACACGTTCTGGTCCGCGCACGGCGTGCTCGCGTCGCCCGAGACCTTCACCACGCCGGGGATGGTGACGTCGACCGTGGCGGGCGTAGGGTTGGCGGGCGCGGAGGCCAGCGGCAGCGCCTGGAACGAGAACTGGAAGGTGTTGGCGTCGGTGGAGATGCTGCACGCCGAGAGCACGGCGGCGCAAAGGGCGAGAACGAGCTTTTTCACGGCCTGGAGCTCCGGATGTGTGGGCGGAGGGGAGATTTGTGCCGCGAATACCCCCGCGGAAAGGCGAAGTGCCCGGCGGCCGGGAAGCCGCCGGGCACGCGTTCGTCCTGGGACGAGAACGCCTACCGCACGCCCACCGAGACACCCACGTGGAAGGTCACCAGGTTCGTCTCGCTGCGCACCGGGAACAGGGTGATGGAGCCGTCCGGGTTGTCGACGATGTCGCCGTGGCGCAGGTACTCGGCCTCGCCGTTGTGGCGGTACGTCACCCCCAGGTCCAGCGACACCGGGTTCCGCCGTACGCTGAGCGGGATGTAGAGCCCGCCGCCCGCCCCGTACGCGAACGAGGCGTCGTCGAAGTTCGTGGTGCTCGCGAAGCTCTCCCCGCTCGACGTGCCGCCCACGTGCGACTCGGTGAAGATGTACGACACGCCCACGAAGCCGTTCGCGTACGGCCGGAAGGTCCCCGTCGGCAGGCCGATCTGCGGACCGGCGCCCACCAGCGCGATGTTGTTGTCCGTGGTCAGGTCCAGCAGGATGCGCCCGCCCACGGTGTTGCTCAGCTGCACGCGCTGCCGCTCGTGGCCGTAGTTCACCAGGCTGGCGTCCGCGCGCAGCCCGAACCACCCGTCGCGGTCCAGGCGCAGCAGGTAGTGCATCCCGCCGCCCCACCCCTGGTCGATGTAGTTGCTGAACTCGCCCTGTGGCCGGGCGAAGGTGGCCTCGCCGCCCACGTAGCTGCGGGGAAGGCGGGGCTCGCGGTAGTCGTAGCCGTAACCATCGTCCTGCGCCGCCAGCGGGCGCGTGACCAGCGCCGCGGCTGCGGCGATCAGCAGAAGGGTGCGAGAGCGCATGGTGGGGCCTCGTCGTTCGGAAGGGTCACCGCGGGCCGCCATCCGGCCCGCCTGCCCCATCGAACGAGCAACCGCGGTGCCCCGCGCCTCCATCCGCGCAGGAGATTGCGCCGCAATTACTTGGCTTTCGACGCGCATCTCCGTCCCCCGGTGGATTGACCGCGCGGGAGGACACTTCCCCGTCCGTTTCCCGGCTCCCTTCGCGGACACCTCGCGGCGGCGGTAGATTCGGGGGATGAAAGAGCGGGCGGCACGGGCGCCGTCCGCCGTCACCCCGGGCGGAGCGAGAGACGATGGCGGTCGAGATCACCGGCAGCTACACGGGCGACCTGAAGATGGAGCTGCACCACGGCCCTTCGGGGATGCCGCTGGCCACCGCGGCGCCGCGCGACAACATGGGCGACGGGAGCTCGTTCTCGCCCACCGACCTGCTGGCCGCGTCGCTCGGCTCGTGCATGGTCACGACCATGGCCATCGTCGCGCGCCGCGAGGGCATCCCCTTCGAGCGCGCCGATTTCTCGCTCGAGAAGCACATGACCGCGCAGCCGCCGCGCCGCGTGGACGCCATCCCCATCACCATCCGCCTTCCCGCCTCGCTCACCCCCGGGCAGCGCCAGAAGCTGGAAGAGGCCGCGCGCACCTGTCCGGTGCACCGCAGCCTCCTCCCCGAGATCCGCCGCGACGTCCAGTTCGTCTACGAGTGAGCGCGGCCCGGCCGCGATCACGCGAGAAAATGCGACTGAAGTCACGGCTACAACGGCACGCAGTCCGTCTTCGCGGACTTCCCCCGCCGGGTATCCGTCCCGTCGATTCGGGTGAAGCTCGCGGCCGACGCTACGCCGCCTCGGCCTCGGCCATCCGCGCCGCCGCCAGCCCGGCGATGCGCTTCTGTGCGACGGGGAGCGCGTACGTCTCCACCTCGGGAGGTGTGACCCACACCCAGTCGTCGTAGCGCAGCGGCACCGGCTGGCCGCCGGTCCAGGCGCAGCGCACCGCGTGGTAGGTGGCGCGCACGTGGGTGAAGGTGTGCTGCACCGTGGCCACCTCCTCGCCCGCGCGGACGGCCAGGTCCAGCCCCTCGCGCGCGGCCCGCTCGGCAGCCGCCGCCACGGCCTCGCCGCGCCGCCGCACCGCCTGCGGAAACGCCCACAGCCCGCCCAGCCGCTCGTCCACGGGCCGGCGGACGAGAAGAAAGCGGCCCTCGTGCTCGATGATGGCGACGGCGGTGTCCTCGTGCGGGAGCGGCCTGGCCTTCACCGGTGCGGGCCGCTCTTCCTGCGTGCCGCGGAGGTAGGCCCAGCAGAGGTGGCTGGCGGGGCACCGGTCGCAGCGCGGGTTGCGCGGGGTGCAGACGGTGGCACCCAGCTCCATCAGCGCCTGGTTCAGCTCGCCGGGGGTGGCGCCGGGGGCGATCTGCGCGGCCATGCGCCAGAGGCGCGACTGCGTGGGGTTGGGCTCGTCGATCCAGCGGGCGAACACGCGGCGGACGTTGCCGTCCACGATGGGCGCGGGCTCACCGAAAGCGATGGAGGAAACCGCGCCCGCGGTGTAGCGCCCCACGCCGGGGAGCGAGTGGAACGTGTCGAAGTCGCGTGGAACCTGCCCGTCGTGCTTCATCGCCACCTCCCGGACCGCGCGGTGGAAGTTGCGGGCACGTGAGTAGTAGCCCAGCCCCTCCCACGCCTTCAGCACGTCGTCGAGCGGCGCGTCGGCCAGCGACTGCAGCGTGGGGAAGCGCTCCAGCCAGCGGCCGTAGTAGCGCAGCACGGTATCCACGCGGGTCTGCTGCAGCATGACCTCGGACAGCCACACGCGGTACGGGTCCGGCTGCTGCCCCGCCGCGCTGCGCCACGGGAGGTCGCGCCGGTTCGCGCGGTACCACTCCAGCAGCCGCTCGCGCAGGCCGGCAAGCGCCCGGTCATCGAGGGGTTCGGCCACTGGGGTGCCCGTGCTGCTTTGGTTTTTCTTCGGCAAATCTAAAAAGTGGTTCTGGTGGACGCAAGGGGCGAAGGGAAGTGCTGAGTGCTGAGTGCTGAGTGCTGAGTGCCAAGTGCCAAGTGCCAAGTGCCAAGTGCCAAGTGCCAAGTGCCAAGTGCCAAGTGCCAGGTGCGTGAAAGGCGACGTCCGCGTGGGGAATGCGACTCAGTCGCGGCTACAAGGGCACGCAGTCCGCCTTCGCGGCGCCTTCGCGGACTTCACCGGCCAATCATCCGCGCACGGCTCGACATTGGTGGGATTCACGAGATTCGCACTGGCAATCGCGCGCCGATGGCGCAGTTGAAGTCCGCGAAGGCGGACTGCGTGATGTTGTAGCCGCGACTTGAGTCGCATTTTCGCCCTCACCACCGCCCGCTCTCGCCCCCCCGCCCACCAATCCCCGCCCTCACGCGCGCCGAAACGTTATCCTCGCACTCCCGCACTCCCGCACTCCCGCACTCCCGCACTCCCGCACTTCCGCACTCCCGCACTTCCGCACTCCCGCACTCCCGCACTCCCGCACTCCCGCACTTCCGTTCAGACGCCGAACTGGCGGAGGTGATGGTCGGTGTGCTTGTACGTGAGGTCGCCCCAGAGCTTGCCGTTCATCCTGCCGAAGACGGGGTGGCGGGGCCAATCGCCGGCGGGGCCGCGGGCGCCCAGGCGCTCGACGAGATCGCCGAAGGTGGCGAGCTCCGCCTGCCACTCGCCCGGCGGGGTGGCGATCAGCTCCGGCGCGGTCGGCGTTCCGTGCGGCCACGGCAGCTTGTAGATCACCAGCCAGCGAAGCGGCGGAAAGGTCAGCGGACTGGGCTTCGGCTTCGCGGCCAGCTCGCCGAGCGCCATCCGCAGCGCGGAGTTGATGTGCGCCAGCATCTGCCCCGCGTTCATCTTCCCCCACTGCGGCCGCGTGTCGGGCTGGATGCGGGCCATCCGCGCCCGCATCTCCTCCCGCGCCTCGCGATCGAACACCGACTTCGGCTTCGCCATCTTCATCCCCCTGCCGCTGAGTCTGGACTGCCAAGGTAGCTGTACATCCCGCGCCCTACATCTCCAGATCTACATCTTCGGATCCACATCTCCCGATCTACATCATCCCGATCTACATGCCGTGGTGCGGGAAAATGCGACTCAAGTCGCGGCTACAAAGGCACGCAGTCCGCCTGCGCGGACTTCCCGGTCCTCTAGCTTCACCGCGAATCGTTCGAATCGTCGCGCTGATCAACTTGGCACTTGGCACTTGGCACTTGGCACTTGGCACTTGGCACTCAGCACTCAGCACTCAGCACTTCCTCGCCTCCCTTCATCCCCTCGCCCGCCCGGCTTATCTTAGGTCATCGGAATCATTCTCCGCCACCGGAGGCCGCATGCGCTTCACCCGATACGGCAAGTACACCGGGAACCTGGCCGACGCGCTGAACCTGCAGTCGCTGCTGGACCAGCTGTCGGACTTCCTGCTGCAGAGCGGCTTCGCGGGCGGGCAGATGCACCACCCGTACTGGGGCGAGTTCGGGGGCGAGGACGACGACCGCTCGCTGGACTCGCTGAAGGACGCCCTTCTCCGCGCGCTGCTGGAGAGCGGGATGCTGACGCCCGAGATGGTGGCGCAGCTGCGCGGCGACGCCGAGCCCGACGACGAGGTGCGGGCGCAGATCGCCGAGCTGCTGGACCGGCTGATCGAGCGGATGGTGGAGGAGGGGTATCTCAACGTGAACGAGCCGCCGCAGATGCCCGGCTCGTACGAGGAGATGAAGGACGGGCAGGGGAAGATCGACGACGCGCGTGAGGCGGCGCGGCAGGTGGAGTTCAGCCTGACGGGGAAGGGGATCGACTTCCTGGGCTGGAGGACGCTCCGGCATCTGCTCTCGGCGATGGGGAAGAGCAGCTTCGGCTCGCACGAGACGCCGCACCTGGCCACCGGCGTGGAGGCCGAGGCCGCCAGCCGCCCGTACGAGTTCGGCGACGTGATGAACCTGGACATCCCCGCCACGCTGAAGAGCGCCCTGGCGCGCGAGGGGCTGCGGGACGACGGATCGATCCCGCTGGAATACGGCGACCTGCACGTGCACCAGGCCGAGTACCGCTCCAGCTGCGCCACCGTGCTGATGCTGGACACCAGCCACAGCATGATCCTGTACGGCGAGGACCGCTTCACGCCCGCCAAGAAGGTGGCGCTCGCCCTCACGCACCTCATTCGCACGCAGTTCCCCGGCGACACGCTGAAGGTGGTGACCTTCGGCGACGAGGCGCACGAGATCCCCATCGGGCAGCTGGCGCAGGCGCAGGTGGGCCCCTTCCACACCAACACCGCGGCGGGGCTGAAGCTGGCGCGGCGGCTGCTGCTGGCGCAGAACAAGGACATGCGCCAGATCGTGATGATCACCGACGGAAAGCCGTCGGCCATCACCATGCCCGACGGGCGCATCTACAAGAACAGCATGGGGCTGGACCAGCTGGTGCTGCGCGAGACCTTCCACGAGGTGGGTGCCTGCCGCAAGAGCGGGGTGCTGATCAACACCTTCATGCTGGCGCGCGACCCGTACCTGGTCGCCTTCGTGAACCAGGTCTCGGCCATCGCCCGCGGCAAGGCGTACTTCACCAGCACCATGACGCTGGGCCAGTACATCATGCGCGACTTCCTGCGCCGCAAGACCCGCCGCGCGGGGTAGGGAAGGGCGAGGGTCTGGGCGTGTTCCGCGCCCGAGGCGCGGAACCGGGCTGCGCGCGCGGCAGGCAACGATACGACCGTTGCCAACCGCGCCGGGCCCCGGCGGATCCGTCTCCGCCGGGGCCTTCGCGCGTTCGGGGATGCTTCCTCGCGGCCGCCCCGCCGGTTTCCGGCCCTCCGGGCGCGCATCCCTCACGCAACCGCGCGGGCAGGATCGGCCTGTACGAAAACCGCGCGGCTGGACGCATGGCGTGCGTTCCAGACTTGGCCCGGGTCAATCGGGCCGGCCAGTCGCGTTCCGCGGGGGAGACACCTTTTCGGCGGAGCTCGCTTTCAGCCGGGTGGGCAGGTCTTCAGCCGCCGTGAAGATGAACGCCTTGCCCGCCTTCCGCTTGTCGAGCAGATGCCGCGCGGTGAGGTCGAGAAGGTCCGTTCGCGCGGTTCCGGTCGAGATCCGATGGCTCGTCTGATGGGATTGCACAGTGTACGAGCGGCCGGGATGTTTCAACGCGTGGCCCAACAGCGCAAGCTGCCGGTGATTGAGATCGGCTGACCGCTTCAAGAGCGCCTGCACTTCGCGCAGCTCGGCCATCTTCTTACGGAGGTAGGCCTTGAGATCTTCGATCGCGCGGTCGATCACGCTCAGCTGGTACAGGACGAAGTAGGTCAGATCGTTGTCGTCGGTCTCCGTGAAGAGGAACGCGCGCCCGTACTGTCCGGGGGCTTTCTTGAGGATGCGAGAAATCGAGATGTACTCGGCCAGCCAGTAGCGATCGGCCAGCATGGACCAGTAGAAGAGCGCGCGTGCGGTTCTCCCGTTGCCGTCGACGAAAGGGTGGTCGAACGCCAGCCAGAAATGCAGCAGGATCGCCCGCACTACGGGATACATGAAGGCACCGTCGGTGCCTTTCGAGTTCGCGAACTCGCACATCGCCGCCATTCGATCCGGAAGCTCGCCCGCCGGGGGAGGGACGTGAAGCGTGTTCCCGTACGGGTCGCTCACGACGATGTCGTCTTCATCCGTACGGAACTCGCCTGCGCTCTTCCCGTCATCCAGGGTCCCATCGGTCACGATCCGGTGCAGTTCGAACACCAGCGCAGGGGTCAGAGGGTTCGCGCGGTTCTCCTGGACGAATCGCATGGCGGCGAAATTGTTCAGAATCATGCGTTCGCTGCGGTCGATCGGCCGCCGGCCCGAGCGAATCATGTCCCGGGCGACTTCGGCGGTCGTCGACGCGCCTTCCAGCTGGCTCGACGTAATCGACTCCTCGATCAGCGAATTGACGATATAGCGATCTCTCGTTCCCGGATTCGTCACTTCCTCGGCGAGTTGAATGCCCCCGCTCGCGTTCTGATCGATGATGTGCAGAAGCCGGAGCACCGAATCGGGCAGCATGTACTTGAACGGCCGCCCGGCCTTGTCTCGCAACGGGATCGGCTTCAGGGCGATGCTTCTGGCCAGCTTGACACCGAACCACCATTCTTCGAGGGAAAGATTCGAGGGTGGCTGCCG
Encoded here:
- a CDS encoding vWA domain-containing protein, whose protein sequence is MRFTRYGKYTGNLADALNLQSLLDQLSDFLLQSGFAGGQMHHPYWGEFGGEDDDRSLDSLKDALLRALLESGMLTPEMVAQLRGDAEPDDEVRAQIAELLDRLIERMVEEGYLNVNEPPQMPGSYEEMKDGQGKIDDAREAARQVEFSLTGKGIDFLGWRTLRHLLSAMGKSSFGSHETPHLATGVEAEAASRPYEFGDVMNLDIPATLKSALAREGLRDDGSIPLEYGDLHVHQAEYRSSCATVLMLDTSHSMILYGEDRFTPAKKVALALTHLIRTQFPGDTLKVVTFGDEAHEIPIGQLAQAQVGPFHTNTAAGLKLARRLLLAQNKDMRQIVMITDGKPSAITMPDGRIYKNSMGLDQLVLRETFHEVGACRKSGVLINTFMLARDPYLVAFVNQVSAIARGKAYFTSTMTLGQYIMRDFLRRKTRRAG
- a CDS encoding Fic family protein, producing the protein MADLAKSVQLGGKAVEIMGVGPAPDGKYLHWDELRHRQPPSNLSLEEWWFGVKLARSIALKPIPLRDKAGRPFKYMLPDSVLRLLHIIDQNASGGIQLAEEVTNPGTRDRYIVNSLIEESITSSQLEGASTTAEVARDMIRSGRRPIDRSERMILNNFAAMRFVQENRANPLTPALVFELHRIVTDGTLDDGKSAGEFRTDEDDIVVSDPYGNTLHVPPPAGELPDRMAAMCEFANSKGTDGAFMYPVVRAILLHFWLAFDHPFVDGNGRTARALFYWSMLADRYWLAEYISISRILKKAPGQYGRAFLFTETDDNDLTYFVLYQLSVIDRAIEDLKAYLRKKMAELREVQALLKRSADLNHRQLALLGHALKHPGRSYTVQSHQTSHRISTGTARTDLLDLTARHLLDKRKAGKAFIFTAAEDLPTRLKASSAEKVSPPRNATGRPD